One window of the Deltaproteobacteria bacterium genome contains the following:
- the rnc gene encoding ribonuclease III, translating to MQARIGYVFRDFDLLRQALTHSSVPRVTQPCASERLEFLGDAALALAVAELLLVRHPDWSEGRLSLARAACVRTSSLAAKARALGLDAALRLGHGEEKTGGRGKVSILAAVYESVIGAALLDGGYGAARELVEEHFAAELGEDVSDEADFKTRLQELVQAELGTTPKYRLIETSGPDHARQFVVAVEFGGGVVALGEGSSKQAAQQLAASRALAQRPGNLVNSRK from the coding sequence GTGCAAGCACGGATCGGATACGTCTTTCGCGACTTCGATCTGCTGCGCCAGGCGCTTACCCATTCCTCGGTGCCGCGCGTCACCCAGCCGTGCGCGAGCGAGCGGCTGGAATTTCTCGGCGACGCCGCTCTGGCGCTGGCGGTTGCGGAGCTGCTCTTAGTCCGCCATCCAGACTGGAGCGAGGGCCGCTTGTCCTTGGCGCGCGCCGCCTGCGTGCGCACTTCGTCGTTGGCAGCCAAAGCCCGTGCGCTTGGTCTCGATGCCGCACTTAGACTGGGGCACGGTGAGGAAAAAACCGGAGGCCGAGGTAAGGTGTCTATTCTTGCTGCCGTGTACGAGTCCGTAATCGGTGCAGCCCTGCTCGACGGTGGCTACGGCGCGGCCCGCGAGCTGGTGGAGGAGCATTTCGCCGCCGAGTTGGGCGAGGATGTGTCGGACGAAGCCGACTTCAAGACGCGGTTGCAAGAACTTGTGCAGGCGGAGCTTGGTACTACACCGAAGTACCGGCTGATCGAGACCTCTGGTCCCGACCACGCGCGGCAGTTTGTTGTTGCAGTCGAGTTCGGCGGCGGCGTGGTTGCGCTGGGAGAAGGCTCGAGCAAGCAGGCTGCCCAGCAGCTTGCCGCCTCTCGCGCGCTAGCGCAGAGGCCCGGCAATCTCGTTAATTCGCGTAAGTGA
- the mtaB gene encoding tRNA (N(6)-L-threonylcarbamoyladenosine(37)-C(2))-methylthiotransferase MtaB, translated as MKVAITTLGCKVNQYDSAALASELGRDGHSLVPFEAGADVYIVNTCTVTDRADWESRQLLRRVKRWNPSARVVMTGCYVQANPQGVAAVDGVDFAIGLNRRDELVRAVRGEFGPKQAQVLVDNLRQAEGPPLLGAEVFSGRTRAFLKVQDGCDQFCTFCVVPWSRGRSRSVPPRAILAELDKLADCGFQEVVLAGIHLGGYGHDLRPQMGLAELVEMVAERARLARIRLSSVDPPEVSPRLLEIMRRSDRVCPHLHVPVQAGDDAVLQRMRRRYDTRLVRDVLAEVRLQLPDAGIGTDLIAGFPGETELEFERTSALLDSLPFTYFHVFPYSRRAGTTAAKLAGHLPKPVVAARARRLRRLGERKRAAFASSLAGCQLRVLLEAGAAPVSGYSRNYVRVLVPGSGPAPNHEVSVRVTAVRGAVVEGDIA; from the coding sequence ATGAAGGTGGCGATTACCACGCTGGGCTGCAAGGTGAATCAGTACGATTCGGCGGCGCTGGCAAGCGAGCTGGGGCGCGACGGCCATTCGCTGGTGCCGTTTGAAGCCGGAGCGGACGTATACATCGTCAACACCTGCACCGTTACCGATCGCGCCGACTGGGAAAGCCGGCAGTTGTTGCGGCGAGTCAAGCGCTGGAACCCGTCTGCCCGCGTAGTGATGACGGGCTGTTACGTGCAGGCGAATCCCCAAGGGGTAGCCGCAGTTGACGGGGTCGATTTCGCCATCGGGCTCAATCGCCGTGACGAGCTGGTGCGGGCCGTGCGCGGGGAATTCGGGCCGAAGCAGGCGCAAGTACTGGTGGACAACTTGCGCCAGGCCGAGGGCCCGCCGCTATTGGGGGCGGAGGTCTTCAGCGGCCGTACGCGCGCTTTTCTCAAGGTACAGGACGGCTGTGATCAGTTCTGCACCTTCTGTGTTGTGCCGTGGTCGCGGGGGCGCAGCCGCAGTGTGCCGCCGCGTGCGATCTTGGCGGAGCTGGACAAGCTTGCCGATTGCGGTTTTCAAGAGGTGGTGCTCGCGGGCATTCATCTGGGCGGCTACGGGCACGATCTGCGACCACAGATGGGGCTGGCTGAGTTGGTCGAGATGGTTGCCGAGCGCGCCCGCCTCGCGCGCATTCGGCTAAGCTCGGTTGACCCGCCGGAGGTTTCGCCGCGCTTGCTGGAAATAATGCGGCGCAGCGACCGCGTTTGCCCGCATCTTCACGTGCCGGTGCAAGCCGGAGACGATGCCGTGCTCCAACGGATGCGCCGCCGCTATGACACGCGCCTGGTGCGCGACGTGCTCGCCGAAGTCCGACTCCAGTTGCCCGATGCCGGAATCGGTACGGATCTGATTGCGGGATTCCCGGGCGAGACCGAACTGGAGTTCGAGCGCACCTCGGCGCTGCTGGACAGTCTGCCATTCACCTACTTTCACGTTTTCCCGTATTCGCGGCGCGCCGGCACGACAGCGGCGAAGCTGGCCGGGCACCTGCCGAAGCCCGTGGTCGCCGCACGCGCGCGACGATTACGCAGATTGGGGGAGCGCAAGCGGGCCGCGTTCGCGTCATCTCTGGCCGGCTGCCAACTGCGGGTATTGCTGGAGGCTGGTGCTGCGCCGGTTAGTGGATACTCTCGCAACTATGTGAGGGTCCTGGTACCGGGAAGTGGCCCCGCACCGAACCATGAGGTTAGCGTGAGAGTCACAGCGGTACGCGGAGCCGTCGTGGAGGGAGACATTGCGTAG